A genome region from Candidatus Limnocylindrales bacterium includes the following:
- a CDS encoding cadmium resistance transporter has translation MDWIFTTIITGIITFAATNVDDIFLLVLFFSQADPTFRRRYVVIGQYLGFTALIAVSLIGFLASLILPRTWIGLMGVIPILMGVDKLVHRKKNIQQVKLKHSESQPWRSSVFAGLLHHQAYNVATIKFANGSDNISIYTLLFASSNLAHLGVLLVVFFVLVGVYCYLTSHLARQFLVAQILTRYSRILLPYVMIGLGVRTLLENGTLTWFIP, from the coding sequence ATGGATTGGATTTTTACAACCATTATAACGGGAATCATCACCTTTGCTGCTACCAATGTAGATGATATTTTCCTCCTTGTATTGTTTTTCTCCCAGGCGGATCCAACTTTCCGCCGGAGGTATGTAGTTATCGGTCAGTATCTTGGCTTTACGGCACTTATTGCGGTCAGCCTTATCGGTTTTTTAGCCAGTCTTATTTTACCACGAACCTGGATAGGCCTGATGGGTGTAATTCCTATTCTGATGGGAGTAGATAAACTTGTCCATCGCAAAAAAAATATTCAACAGGTAAAGCTAAAACACTCTGAAAGTCAGCCATGGAGGTCTTCTGTATTTGCTGGTCTTCTTCATCATCAGGCCTACAACGTCGCAACTATAAAATTTGCAAACGGGAGTGATAACATCAGTATCTATACATTACTCTTTGCGAGTAGCAACCTGGCCCACTTGGGCGTCCTGTTGGTTGTATTTTTTGTACTTGTAGGAGTTTATTGTTACCTTACCAGCCACCTGGCTCGACAGTTCCTCGTAGCTCAGATTTTAACCCGGTACAGCCGTATACTTCTTCCCTACGTTATGATAGGCTTAGGTGTTCGTACGTTACTTGAGAATGGAACGTTAACATGGTTTATTCCATAG
- a CDS encoding cation diffusion facilitator family transporter — protein sequence MERLLSATSRNRRALLITFGLTLLYSLIEIIGGILTNSLALLADAGHMLADVGGLALALFAAWMSQKPATPAKTYGYYRVEILAALINALGLLLLSFYILYEAYQRFQAPPKVASLPMLVVATLGLLVNLIGIWNLREGAKESLNVQGAFLEVVSDLLGSMGVIVAGLIMWKTGWYYADPIFSMLIGLFILPRTWKLLTQTINVLLEGTPTHIDVSAVEQEMLKVPGVTAVHDLHIWTITSGIEALSAHIVLGETIEPQAASKVIETLAARVKEKFGINHITIQIESPQLEKCNEKGICR from the coding sequence ATGGAAAGACTGTTATCTGCCACATCCCGAAATCGTCGTGCCTTGTTAATTACCTTTGGCCTTACCCTGCTTTATTCTCTGATTGAGATAATAGGTGGAATTCTTACCAACAGCCTTGCCCTCTTAGCAGATGCCGGGCATATGCTGGCCGATGTAGGTGGATTAGCGCTTGCATTATTTGCTGCCTGGATGTCTCAAAAACCTGCGACTCCAGCTAAAACCTATGGTTATTACCGGGTTGAAATTCTTGCAGCACTTATAAACGCCTTAGGGCTCCTGTTACTCTCGTTCTACATCTTGTATGAGGCTTATCAACGTTTTCAAGCTCCTCCTAAAGTCGCCAGCCTGCCCATGCTTGTTGTTGCTACCCTTGGCCTTTTAGTGAATCTTATAGGAATTTGGAACTTACGCGAAGGAGCCAAAGAGAGCTTAAACGTGCAAGGTGCGTTTCTCGAGGTAGTAAGCGATCTACTTGGCTCTATGGGAGTCATTGTGGCAGGGTTAATTATGTGGAAGACCGGCTGGTACTATGCCGATCCGATTTTTAGTATGCTAATCGGACTATTTATCTTACCCCGCACGTGGAAATTATTAACCCAGACGATAAATGTCCTACTGGAAGGTACTCCAACTCATATTGATGTGTCGGCCGTGGAGCAAGAGATGCTTAAGGTGCCGGGGGTTACAGCTGTCCATGACCTGCACATATGGACCATTACCTCGGGAATCGAAGCTTTAAGTGCCCATATTGTACTTGGAGAAACGATCGAACCTCAGGCTGCTTCAAAAGTCATAGAAACCCTGGCCGCAAGGGTTAAAGAAAAATTTGGGATTAACCATATCACGATTCAAATAGAAAGCCCGCAACTGGAGAAATGTAATGAAAAAGGGATCTGTCGTTAG
- a CDS encoding molybdopterin cofactor-binding domain-containing protein, producing MDLNQSHKMLFQAIINDKSIQLEVDPQRTLLDILREDLDLTGAKKACDIGTCGSCTVIMNGKGILACITPAERAHGKSIQTIEGISQNGKLHPLQEAFIKGHGFQCGICTPGFIMAAKALLDKNPNPTDQQIKTALKTNICRCTGYQQLIESVKLAAGQLKEEDIKARETDKFRIARYTDEEDQHLPWARREFKIIGKPQPRIESESRVTGKAKYTADYKIPGMIWGVTVRSTYTHARILNIDTSSAEQMAGVYRVLTWKDVPGENAYGKKIRDQQVFAREKVRYYGEPIALVVAETKKIAEEAARLVKIDYEILPGVYDPEEAMKPDAPQVHEKGNILSHYHLEKGDIAKGFAEAEVIIERKYTTQPQDHSPLESEAALAYYGEDGKLTVISPGQSVFFDRLNIIRALGIPKEDVRCIQAAIGAAYGKREAIYAQIHAALATFLTGKPVKIEYSREETMLVTTKRTQLRTYLKTGVKKTGEIVALEARIIGDAGAYASWSLNIMRKAGVLVSGPYEIPHIKVDSYAVYTNNPITCATRGFGAAETEFCTESHVDEMAHAIGMDPMEFRLKNVLRRGSKTSTDFQLDFYIPATDTILEADKNFHWKEKKSLPKVVSDDIRRGVGMATIWYGIGFGSGIEDTTDVIVELNEDGTATVYVGTVDYGNGSNTTFAMLTAEMLGLSLDKVNIVNGDSDRTKNCGSTVATKQTYTTGNAVVVACIPLRKDIFSIASKLLNIPEEEVDIGFNEAYSMKDPDKKIPMTFLAKQFRQFGKPRRREGLFHHQKLTTPLDPKTGTGKAWFPIAFGTQMAEVEVNVKTGKVKVLKIVAAHHVGRVLNPQSVRGQIVGGISFGWGFALCEDANYQNGIPQNLNYDKYKLMRSTDYPDIEVIALEKDEKSGPFGAIGIGEPPTIPVAPAIANAVYDAIGVRVYDLPITPEKVRSLLPL from the coding sequence ATGGACCTTAACCAATCCCATAAGATGCTATTTCAAGCCATCATCAATGACAAATCCATTCAGCTAGAAGTGGATCCCCAGAGAACCCTTTTAGATATTTTACGAGAAGACCTGGATCTGACGGGAGCTAAAAAGGCCTGTGATATCGGTACATGCGGATCCTGTACCGTTATCATGAATGGAAAAGGGATACTGGCCTGCATTACCCCTGCCGAGCGGGCCCATGGAAAGAGTATTCAAACCATTGAAGGAATTAGCCAGAATGGGAAACTACATCCTCTCCAAGAGGCGTTTATCAAAGGTCATGGCTTCCAATGTGGAATCTGTACTCCGGGCTTTATCATGGCTGCCAAGGCCTTACTGGATAAAAACCCAAATCCGACCGATCAGCAGATCAAAACGGCCCTTAAAACCAATATTTGCCGATGTACGGGTTACCAACAGCTTATTGAGTCAGTGAAGCTGGCTGCAGGCCAGTTGAAAGAAGAAGATATCAAAGCCAGAGAAACCGACAAATTCCGGATTGCACGGTATACCGATGAAGAAGACCAACATCTTCCCTGGGCTCGGCGAGAATTCAAGATTATCGGTAAGCCTCAACCCCGTATTGAAAGTGAATCTCGGGTAACGGGGAAGGCCAAATATACGGCCGATTATAAAATTCCCGGCATGATCTGGGGAGTTACCGTTCGAAGCACCTATACCCATGCCCGCATTTTAAATATAGATACTTCTTCAGCGGAGCAAATGGCCGGGGTTTACCGGGTTTTGACCTGGAAAGATGTTCCCGGAGAAAATGCCTATGGAAAGAAAATTCGAGATCAGCAGGTCTTTGCCAGGGAGAAGGTACGCTACTACGGAGAGCCTATCGCCCTGGTTGTGGCAGAAACCAAAAAGATCGCAGAAGAAGCTGCCCGACTCGTTAAAATCGACTACGAGATTTTACCCGGCGTATACGACCCAGAAGAAGCCATGAAACCCGATGCCCCTCAGGTCCATGAGAAAGGAAATATCCTTTCCCATTATCACCTGGAAAAAGGGGATATTGCCAAAGGGTTCGCCGAAGCCGAGGTTATTATCGAGCGAAAGTACACGACTCAACCCCAGGACCATTCCCCTCTGGAATCTGAAGCCGCCCTGGCCTATTATGGAGAAGATGGTAAGCTAACCGTTATCTCTCCGGGTCAGAGTGTCTTTTTTGATCGGCTGAATATTATTCGGGCCCTGGGTATTCCCAAAGAAGATGTCCGCTGTATCCAGGCGGCCATTGGGGCTGCTTATGGAAAACGAGAAGCCATCTACGCCCAGATCCATGCTGCGCTGGCCACTTTTTTAACCGGAAAGCCGGTTAAGATAGAATATTCCCGTGAAGAGACCATGCTGGTTACGACCAAACGGACCCAACTCCGTACCTACCTGAAAACCGGAGTCAAGAAAACCGGTGAAATTGTAGCTTTAGAAGCCCGAATTATTGGAGATGCGGGGGCCTATGCCTCCTGGTCCCTCAACATCATGCGGAAAGCGGGCGTTTTGGTCAGTGGTCCCTATGAAATTCCTCATATCAAGGTGGATTCTTATGCTGTTTATACCAATAACCCCATCACGTGTGCCACCCGGGGATTTGGTGCTGCAGAGACCGAATTCTGTACCGAATCCCATGTAGATGAAATGGCCCATGCTATCGGGATGGATCCCATGGAGTTTCGATTAAAGAATGTACTGCGACGTGGCTCTAAGACCTCGACGGATTTTCAGTTAGATTTCTATATTCCGGCCACAGATACTATCCTCGAAGCCGATAAAAACTTCCACTGGAAGGAAAAGAAAAGCCTGCCTAAGGTGGTTTCAGACGATATTCGTCGGGGGGTTGGGATGGCAACCATCTGGTATGGGATTGGCTTCGGTTCCGGTATAGAAGATACAACCGATGTTATTGTTGAATTGAACGAGGATGGAACAGCAACGGTTTATGTCGGGACGGTAGACTATGGGAACGGTTCGAATACGACTTTTGCAATGTTAACGGCTGAGATGTTGGGACTTTCGCTGGATAAAGTTAACATTGTCAACGGAGACTCAGATCGTACGAAAAATTGTGGTTCTACGGTGGCAACCAAACAGACCTATACCACGGGAAATGCGGTTGTTGTTGCCTGTATTCCCCTGCGTAAGGACATTTTTTCCATTGCCTCAAAACTTCTAAATATTCCAGAAGAAGAAGTAGATATTGGGTTCAATGAAGCCTATTCCATGAAAGATCCAGATAAAAAGATCCCCATGACCTTCCTTGCCAAACAGTTTCGTCAATTTGGGAAACCTCGTCGACGGGAAGGGCTTTTTCATCATCAGAAATTGACTACTCCCCTGGATCCTAAAACAGGGACTGGAAAAGCCTGGTTCCCGATTGCCTTTGGAACCCAAATGGCCGAAGTCGAAGTAAATGTAAAAACGGGTAAAGTCAAAGTTCTTAAGATAGTAGCAGCTCACCATGTCGGTCGGGTTCTAAATCCCCAGTCGGTTCGAGGGCAGATTGTAGGAGGTATTTCTTTTGGCTGGGGTTTTGCGCTCTGTGAGGATGCCAATTACCAGAACGGTATCCCCCAGAACCTGAACTATGATAAATATAAACTCATGCGGTCCACCGATTATCCCGATATCGAAGTGATTGCCCTGGAAAAGGATGAGAAAAGTGGTCCCTTTGGGGCAATCGGAATCGGCGAACCTCCTACCATTCCGGTCGCACCCGCTATTGCCAACGCCGTTTATGATGCTATCGGAGTTCGAGTCTACGACTTACCTATTACTCCGGAGAAGGTACGTTCTTTGTTACCCCTTTAA
- a CDS encoding class I SAM-dependent methyltransferase — protein MDIAYVEKTYSKWSNIYDLFWGKLLHPGQKAAIEIMDIQPGDRILEVGVGTGLSLPLYPDNCQVVGIDLSAEMLKKAQKKVEKHQLDNVVLEKMDAGNMDFEDNSFDTVIAAHVVSVVPDPVKVILEMKRVCKKGGKLLFLNHFKSQNRILAKFEELISPLCDKIGFKTDLDVEKLMAITNLKISYRRKINLFNYWQLVQCINQK, from the coding sequence ATGGATATCGCTTATGTAGAAAAAACATATTCCAAATGGTCTAACATCTACGATCTGTTTTGGGGAAAACTTTTGCATCCGGGTCAGAAGGCTGCCATTGAGATCATGGATATTCAACCTGGTGATAGAATTTTGGAAGTAGGGGTAGGAACAGGACTTTCCCTTCCTTTGTATCCTGATAATTGTCAGGTCGTAGGGATTGATTTGTCTGCAGAAATGCTAAAAAAAGCTCAGAAGAAGGTAGAAAAACATCAGCTTGATAATGTCGTTCTTGAAAAAATGGATGCAGGTAATATGGATTTTGAGGATAATAGCTTCGATACGGTTATAGCAGCCCATGTCGTGAGTGTGGTTCCTGATCCTGTGAAAGTGATCCTGGAAATGAAGCGGGTTTGCAAAAAAGGAGGAAAGCTTCTTTTCTTAAATCATTTCAAAAGCCAGAACAGGATTCTGGCTAAATTTGAAGAACTGATTTCTCCCCTTTGTGATAAAATTGGATTTAAAACCGATTTAGATGTGGAAAAGCTGATGGCTATCACGAACCTGAAGATTAGTTATCGGAGAAAAATTAACCTGTTCAATTATTGGCAGCTGGTCCAATGCATTAATCAAAAATAA
- a CDS encoding alcohol dehydrogenase catalytic domain-containing protein produces the protein MKAIRLKGFGGIENLKLEEVEIPKISFDEVLVRVKACGVCYHDLLNRSGKIPRTRLPIILGHEIAGEVVEVGSHVKDFSPGDRVTAIQRVLCGSCTYCRTGRESLCREGPGFLGEEIDGGYAEYIKIKMSSLCKIPNEISFEEASILACAIGTSLHAFKTRAKISLGDQVVITGAGGGVGLHAVQVAKLCGGRVLAITSSKEKIDKIWEAGADEVIYSPDLQFTKEVKALTKGRGADIVVEIVGSASFESSLRCLAPSGKLVFLGNVITAPVLVNPGLVILKEIELIGSYAVTREELVEVIDLVRQRKIRSIVSHTLPLEKASEAHQLLQDRKTVGRLVLSI, from the coding sequence ATGAAGGCCATTCGACTGAAGGGATTTGGTGGAATCGAGAATTTAAAGCTAGAAGAGGTTGAAATTCCAAAAATTTCATTCGATGAGGTTTTAGTAAGAGTAAAGGCCTGTGGAGTTTGTTATCATGATCTTCTAAACCGGTCGGGTAAGATCCCCAGAACCAGGTTACCGATTATTTTGGGGCATGAAATTGCCGGTGAAGTCGTTGAAGTGGGAAGTCATGTTAAAGACTTTTCTCCTGGGGATAGAGTCACAGCCATCCAGCGGGTTTTATGCGGCAGTTGTACCTATTGCAGGACCGGTCGGGAAAGCTTATGCCGGGAAGGTCCAGGATTTCTTGGCGAAGAAATAGACGGGGGTTATGCGGAGTATATAAAAATCAAAATGAGTAGCCTATGTAAAATCCCCAATGAAATTTCTTTTGAAGAGGCTTCTATTCTCGCCTGTGCTATTGGTACCAGCCTGCATGCCTTCAAAACCAGAGCTAAAATCTCCTTAGGGGATCAGGTCGTCATCACCGGTGCGGGAGGAGGTGTAGGACTCCATGCTGTTCAGGTTGCTAAACTCTGTGGTGGTCGTGTGCTGGCGATAACCAGTTCTAAAGAGAAAATAGACAAGATTTGGGAAGCAGGAGCTGATGAGGTGATTTATAGTCCGGACCTTCAGTTTACAAAGGAAGTCAAAGCCCTTACCAAAGGGCGCGGTGCAGACATAGTTGTGGAGATCGTAGGGAGTGCCTCGTTTGAATCCAGTCTTCGTTGTCTGGCCCCCTCGGGTAAATTAGTATTTCTAGGAAATGTCATTACCGCCCCGGTTTTGGTTAATCCAGGGCTCGTAATCCTCAAGGAAATAGAGCTTATTGGTTCTTATGCTGTAACACGGGAAGAACTTGTAGAGGTTATTGATCTGGTCCGGCAGAGAAAAATACGCTCCATCGTTTCCCATACCCTCCCTTTAGAGAAAGCATCCGAAGCCCATCAACTTTTACAGGATCGGAAAACCGTTGGACGTTTAGTCCTAAGCATCTAA